A region from the Desulfoglaeba alkanexedens ALDC genome encodes:
- a CDS encoding helix-turn-helix domain-containing protein, with product MNAQTDIPRLVRELRERTGLTQEKSAATLGVTFPTINRGENSRARPSPLAREKLRRWYATWERGAAIYLLNSSAMNRCNKDKVWQQNVGGCRSFASCSQAPDWEHNCAEAPASVRPFPSWSLGTGGKILFPLPLWEGIKGRGT from the coding sequence TTGAATGCCCAGACCGATATCCCTCGGCTTGTCCGTGAGCTGCGGGAACGGACGGGTCTGACCCAGGAAAAGTCTGCCGCCACGCTTGGCGTCACCTTTCCCACCATCAACCGCGGGGAAAACAGCCGCGCCCGGCCGTCGCCCCTTGCCAGGGAAAAATTGAGGCGCTGGTACGCGACATGGGAGAGAGGGGCAGCGATCTACTTGCTGAACTCCTCGGCGATGAACCGGTGTAACAAGGATAAGGTATGGCAACAAAACGTAGGTGGGTGCAGATCTTTTGCTTCTTGTTCCCAAGCTCCAGATTGGGAACACAACTGTGCAGAAGCTCCAGCTTCGGTGAGGCCGTTCCCAAGCTGGAGCTTGGGAACGGGGGGAAAAATTCTATTTCCCCTCCCCTTGTGGGAGGGGATTAAGGGGAGGGGGACGTAA